A genomic stretch from Heliangelus exortis chromosome 16, bHelExo1.hap1, whole genome shotgun sequence includes:
- the PARD6B gene encoding partitioning defective 6 homolog beta — translation MNRPHRGAAGSRGLGTMEVKSKFGAEFRRFSLERSKPGKFEEFYGLLQHVHKIPNVDVLVGYTDIHGDLLPINNDDNYHKAVSTANPLLRIFIQRKEDADYSAFGTDTMTRKKNVLSNVLRPDNHKKKPHIVISMPQDFRPVSSIIDVDILPETHRRVRLYKYGTDKPLGFYIRDGSSVRVTPHGLERVPGIFISRLVPGGLAQSTGLLAVNDEVLEVNGIEVSGKSLDQVTDMMIANSRNLIITVRPANQRNNVVRNSRTSGSSGQSTESSLPSSTPNILANFLQSEEESDEEDIVIEGSGEPQQIPKATPTSESLESLTQIELLHESTQNGFLPSSEVNLNHSAGNISMEYEVQEPDHKSLEEDGTIITL, via the exons TTTGGAGCAGAGTTTCGACGATTTTCTCTGGAGAGATCCAAACCTGGAAAGTTTGAGGAGTTCTATGGATTACTGCAGCATGTGCACAAGATACCAAACGTTGATGTTCTAGTGGGTTATACGGACATTCATGGAGACCTCCTGCCTATCAATAATGATGACAATTACCATAAAGCAGTTTCCACAGCCAATCCTCTACTCAGGATTTTCATTCAGAGAAAAG AAGATGCAGACTACAGTGCCTTTGGTACGGATACAatgacaaggaagaaaaatgtcttaTCAAATGTGTTACGTCCGGATAACCACAAGAAGAAACCACACATTGTCATTAGCATGCCACAAGACTTCAGACCAGTGTCTTCTATTATAGATGTAGATATTCTTCCAGAAACCCATCGTAGGGTGCGACTCTACAAATATGGAACTGACAAACCCCTGGGATTCTATATACGAGATGGCTCTAGTGTCAGAGTAACACCGCATGGCTTAGAGAGAGTTCCAGGGATTTTCATATCTAGGCTTGTCCCTGGAGGTCTGGCTCAAAGCACAGGCTTATTGGCTGTTAATGACGAAGTACTGGAGGTGAATGGAATAGAGGTTTCAGGAAAAAGCCTTGATCAAGTTACAGACATGATGATTGCAAACAGCCGTAACCTGATCATTACAGTGAGACCAGCAAACCAGAGAAATAACGTTGTGAGGAACAGTCGAACTTCTGGCAGCTCTGGTCAGTCTACTGAATCTAGCCTTCCAAGTAGCACACCAAATATTTTAGCAAATTTCTTGCAAAGCGAAGAGGAGAGTGATGAAGAGGACATTGTTATTGAAGGTAGTGGTGAGCCCCAGCAGATTCCAAAAGCCACACCTACCAGCGAAAGCCTGGAGTCCTTGACGCAAATTGAACTCCTGCATGAGTCAACACAAAATGGATTCCTGCCTTCCAGTGAGGTGAACTTGAATCATTCAGCAGGCAACATTAGCATGGAATATGAAGTACAAGAGCCAGATCATAAGTCATTAGAAGAAGATGGAACTATCATAACGCTATGA